In Triticum aestivum cultivar Chinese Spring chromosome 5B, IWGSC CS RefSeq v2.1, whole genome shotgun sequence, the following proteins share a genomic window:
- the LOC123115801 gene encoding uncharacterized protein, with protein MASSKSLALLLLVALSAAAMSAAGQGCDGHKVTVQNLCGHDLNLGINAVSNSKMLFPNGWLLPNGKHESFDVCAWSGSVSAQGAAVAKFHIGHEGGAYYEVSTDQASMPIRVSVTPHGSPLQGHCPTAGCNSGNHCFEHSVPGGNCHGVTEIKIIYYNP; from the coding sequence ATGGCGTCCTCCAAGTCCCTTGCCCTCCTGCTACTCGTGGCTCTGTCGGCGGCGGCCATGTCCGCCGCCGGTCAAGGCTGTGACGGCCACAAGGTGACGGTGCAGAACCTGTGTGGCCACGACCTGAACCTGGGAATCAACGCGGTCTCGAACAGCAAGATGCTCTTCCCCAACGGGTGGCTGCTCCCCAACGGGAAGCACGAGTCGTTCGACGTGTGCGCGTGGTCGGGGAGCGTGTCGGCGCAGGGCGCCGCCGTGGCCAAGTTCCACATCGGCCATGAGGGCGGTGCGTACTACGAGGTGAGCACCGACCAGGCGAGCATGCCCATCCGCGTCTCCGTCACCCCGCACGGCAGCCCGCTGCAGGGCCACTGCCCCACCGCCGGATGCAACAGCGGCAACCACTGCTTCGAGCACTCCGTCCCCGGCGGCAACTGCCATGGCGTCACCGAGATCAAGATCATCTACTACAACCCATAG